The Candidatus Omnitrophota bacterium genome segment AAAGAATGGAGGAATAAAAATATGACTCGAGTTATGTTAATAGATGATGAGCAAATATGGTTAAAAGAATATAAACGTGCCCTAGAATATGAAAAATATGAAATAATTTCATTAAAAAATCCAGATGAAGTTTATACTTATTATCAAAATAAATTAAATCCAAAACCGGATATAATTATTTTGGATATAATGATGAATTCAAAAAGGTATAAGAATGATGATGGATTTTCTCAAGGTATGAGAACTGGAATATTATTTTATCCGAAATTAAAAGAATTTTTTCCCGATGTACCTATTTTAGTTTTAACCAATGTCGCTGATCCAGAGAAAAGAAATGATATAATTCAAACAACGGGA includes the following:
- a CDS encoding response regulator, giving the protein MTRVMLIDDEQIWLKEYKRALEYEKYEIISLKNPDEVYTYYQNKLNPKPDIIILDIMMNSKRYKNDDGFSQGMRTGILFYPKLKEFFPDVPILVLTNVADPEKRNDIIQTTGNEKLFMKIDTTPTNLINIIKGELKG